The Deltaproteobacteria bacterium DNA window GAAGTTGGAGAAAATCCGATTCCTTTTCGACCGCCTGAACAGGCCCTTAAGGGTTTGCGGGATGGTCAAAAACGAGGGTGAACCGGGAGGAGGCCCTTTCTGGGTGAACCATCCCGACGGGAGCCAGTCTCTTCAAATCGTCGAATCCTCCCAAGTGGATATGTCTTCTCCGACCCAGCGTTCGGTGTGGGAATCATCCACACACTTCAATCCCGTGGACCTGGTCTGCGCATTGCGGGACTGGAAGGGAAGGCCCTTCAATCTCGAGAGATACCGGGATCCTGAAACCGGGTTCATTTCCATCAAGTCCTCGGGCGGTCGTGAATTGAAGGCCCTGGAGCTTCCCGGCCTCTGGAACGGGGCCATGGCCTTCTGGAACACAGTCTTCGTCGAGGTCCCCATCACCACCTTCAACCCCGTCAAGACGATCTTCGATCTTTTAAGGAAAGAACACCAGGAAACATGAAAAAACAGGTACAAACCCCTTCACGCCGAACCTTCCGGACCTATTTCCTTCTTGGGCTGAAAGGTTTCTGCATGGGTGCCGCCGATGTGGTCCCCGGTGTTTCGGGTGGGACCATCGCCTTCATTACGGGTATCTACGAGGAATTACTGAAATCCATCCGCACCTTCGATCTCCGCTTCATCCGGCTGCTCTTCTCCAGGAGACCCGGCGAGGCCCTGGCCCATACGGGCTGGAAGTTTCTCCTCGTGCTCGGCGCGGGGATCCTAACCGCCGTGTTCACCCTGGCCAAGATCCTGGCCTGGCTGCTCCTCACCCATCCAACCCTGATATGGTCCTTCTTTTTCGGGCTGGTCCTGGCATCGGCATGGACCGTAGCGGGGCACCTTGATTCCTGGCGTTCCGCTCAGGTGCTTTGGATGTTACTGGGGGCGACCGGGGCCTACCGGCTGGTTGGAATGATCCCCGTATCCACCCCGGATACCCCCTGGTTCCTGTTCCTCAGCGGATCCATAGCCATCTGCGCAATGATATTGCCCGGCATCTCCGGATCCTTCATCCTGGTCCTCCTGGGAAAATACGAGTACATTCTCCGGGCCGTTAATCACCGGGACCTCCTGACCCTCGTACTGGTAGGGATGGGGGCTGCGACCGGCCTCGTCACCTTTGTCCGTCTTTTAAACTGGCTTCTCAAAAAACACCGAAATCCCACCCTGGCCGTCCTTACAGGCTTCATGCTCGGCTCCCTTCGAAAGGTTTGGCCCTGGAAAAAGACCCTTTCCACCATGACGGATCCCCACGGAAAAACCATCCTTTTCTCCCAAGGAAACATCCTCCCTCCCCACTGGGATTCCGAAGTGGCCTATGCCGTCGGCCTGGCCCTTGTAGGTTTTCTCCTCGTCCTTTCCCTTCATCGACTGGCGGGCAAAAAACAACCTCCCCCGTGAACCGAACCCATCCGGAGTGAACACCCGAAAAGCCTCAGGGTGGCATGGGCATTGCATTATTCCAGAAATAAAATTATCTCGGGAAAGGATAGTACACCAGTATCGGCCGCTTACTCTCAGGGGTTCTCGAACACAGAAAAACTCTTCCACCCTTCGATCTCTGGATTCATGCACAGGAAAGACAACATTTTCGGGAAAAAGATCCTCTACCTCATCGAGTATATGAAGAGACACCGGACCCCTGTAAATATCCGCCTTCTCGAAGAGGGTCACGAAGGATTGACCATTGTCACGGGCGTAAACCCGGACCAGGAAGAGCCCTTTTTCACCATTGATTTTCCGATCGGCTTCAAGGAGAGGCTGAAGAATCCAAAGGGGAGAAGGGTCTACCTCGAGTTCCTGGGGCCGGAACGAATCCCTTACGCCTTCCGCTCCACCCTGGAGGGGGACGATGGAGAGAATTACAGGCTAAGGATCCCCGCCGTAATGGAAAGGATCCAGAGGAGGACACACTTCCGGCTTTCCCCCCCTGTTGGGACCCACTTAACCTTCGAGCGGAACGGGGCCTTCCGGAAATATTCCATGATCGATCTGAGTGCGGGCGGTGCCCTGATCTGCCCATTCCCCGGGACACCCAAGGGAGACAGGCTTTCACCGGGTGATCACATCCACGGGATCACCATTTCCTGCCCAAAGGGGCTGGGAGGGGCCAGGATATATATTCAGGAGGCCATTGTGCAGAGGGTCGAAAGGGATCCCGCCACAGGACGCCGCACGTTGGCCTTGAAATTCCTGGAATCGGCAAGAAGGGAAATGATCAAGCTTGAGGATTGGCTCTTTGCGTGTCAAAGGGAGATGTTACAAAAACGTAGTCTTATGAAGTGGGATTAGGAGATGACCCCAGGGGATTCACTATACCCAGATATCTACCAGTCCTCCCCTGGGGATGGGAGGTTGGAGGATCTTTCCGGACGGCCCATAACGGCTTTCAACCGTTCTCGTTCTCGAGCTGTATCCCATGAAACGGATGTTGCCGCGTGAGCGATCCTCCCGCAGAAATTCGTTGAGGCCACCCTGCTCTACGGCGGTTACAGGGGACGCCGCGAAGGGCAAAGGC harbors:
- a CDS encoding DUF368 domain-containing protein — protein: MKKQVQTPSRRTFRTYFLLGLKGFCMGAADVVPGVSGGTIAFITGIYEELLKSIRTFDLRFIRLLFSRRPGEALAHTGWKFLLVLGAGILTAVFTLAKILAWLLLTHPTLIWSFFFGLVLASAWTVAGHLDSWRSAQVLWMLLGATGAYRLVGMIPVSTPDTPWFLFLSGSIAICAMILPGISGSFILVLLGKYEYILRAVNHRDLLTLVLVGMGAATGLVTFVRLLNWLLKKHRNPTLAVLTGFMLGSLRKVWPWKKTLSTMTDPHGKTILFSQGNILPPHWDSEVAYAVGLALVGFLLVLSLHRLAGKKQPPP